A stretch of the Malus domestica chromosome 08, GDT2T_hap1 genome encodes the following:
- the LOC103449233 gene encoding aspartyl protease family protein At5g10770-like, giving the protein MATPISSSSSSLRFSIGLSAFLCLIICSLAVRDTKTNLLSRTYTVEVISLLPANACRPSTNGHDASGLKVVHKYGPCNQVHQVKSNSNPSDQDEYHIQQILKQDEARVNSIHSHFNDSSRNYRIPDPLAQSDATVIPAQSASVLGSGNYIVSVGLGSPQKQLSLVFDTGSSLTWTQCRPCSVSCYKQKDPIFDPSLSTSYSNISCNSPACSQLAASGVASGCSASTCVYGQQYGDRSFTIGFFASEKLTLTSTDVFTGFVFGCGQNNQGLFRGIAGLLGLGRSKISLVEQTAQKYKRFFSYCLPSTSSSTGYLSLGNSDNRRSGNAVKFTPLTTLSQGASYYSLGLVGINIGGSQLPISASVFSTSGTIIDSGTVITRLPATAYTALRDAFREVMKRYPTAKSISSLLDTCYDFSGFKTITFPTIGFVFGNGVTVDVDATGILFQQSASQFCLAFAGNKDDSSVGIIGNVQQKRLQVVYDVAGGKVGFAPAGCQ; this is encoded by the exons ATGGCAACTCCCATTTCtagctcctcctcctcccttaGATTTTCCATTGGTTTATCAGCATTTCTATGCCTAATTATCTGCTCTTTGGCAGTAAGAGATACAAAAACCAACCTCCTTTCACGTACTTACACAGTTGAAGTCATCTCTCTTCTACCAGCAAACGCCTGCAGACCCTCCACCAATG GTCATGACGCATCCGGACTGAAGGTGGTCCACAAATACGGCCCATGCAACCAAGTCCACCAAGTCAAATCAAACAGTAACCCTTCCGATCAAGATGAATATCACATACAACAAATCCTCAAGCAAGACGAAGCCCGAGTCAACTCAATCCACTCCCATTTCAACGACTCAAGCCGTAATTACAGAATCCCCGACCCACTTGCACAATCAGACGCCACTGTGATTCCCGCCCAGTCTGCCAGCGTACTTGGTTCTGGAAACTACATCGTCAGTGTCGGCTTGGGCTCGCCCCAGAAGCAACTCTCGCTTGTATTCGACACCGGCAGCAGTCTCACTTGGACACAGTGCCGACCATGTTCTGTATCTTGTTACAAACAGAAAGATCCCATCTTCGACCCTTCTCTCTCTACCTCTTACTCCAACATCTCCTGCAACTCCCCCGCGTGTTCTCAACTTGCAGCCTCCGGTGTCGCTAGCGGTTGTTCCGCCTCCACCTGTGTTTACGGCCAACAGTATGGAGACCGCTCCTTCACAATCGGCTTCTTTGCCAGCGAGAAGTTAACTTTGACTTCAACAGATGTTTTTACTGGTTTCGTCTTCGGCTGCGGCCAGAATAACCAAGGCTTATTTAGGGGCATCGCCGGTTTGCTCGGTCTCGGTCGAAGCAAGATCTCCCTTGTTGAACAAACCGCTCAGAAGTACAAGAGATTCTTCTCCTACTGCCTCCCTTCCACTTCAAGCTCCACTGGTTACCTCAGTTTAGGTAACTCCGACAACAGACGTTCAGGTAACGCCGTCAAGTTCACGCCGCTCACCACATTAtctcaaggcgcgtcgtattaCAGCCTCGGACTGGTCGGCATCAACATCGGTGGGAGTCAACTGCCAATTTCGGCTTCAGTATTTTCGACTTCGGGGACAATCATCGACTCGGGGACGGTCATCACTCGCCTCCCAGCCACAGCGTACACAGCGCTGCGGGACGCATTTCGAGAAGTGATGAAGAGATACCCAACTGCTAAGTCGATTTCTTCCCTGCTGGACACGTGTTACGACTTCAGTGGATTCAAAACGATAACCTTTCCAACGATAGGGTTTGTGTTTGGCAATGGGGTTACGGTAGACGTGGACGCAACAGGAATATTATTCCAGCAGAGTGCTTCGCAGTTTTGCTTGGCGTTTGCCGGAAACAAAGATGATAGTAGTGTTGGGATTATTGGGAACGTTCAACAGAAGAGGTTGCAGGTAGTGTATGACGTTGCTGGTGGAAAGGTTGGATTTGCACCTGCTGGTTGCCAATGA